One stretch of Amycolatopsis tolypomycina DNA includes these proteins:
- a CDS encoding DUF5709 domain-containing protein, which yields MDDDIEDNADNGILDPEDTLDDRDELAEGYSPPERAQATEGWGTTARETAEGESWAGRLAREVPDLTDDLDDDGLGDTEDTDGELIDEEVGDVRAGRLVATDEGFGEDTDEELYASDAGIDGGAASAEEAAVHVIDPSRRW from the coding sequence GTGGACGACGACATCGAAGACAACGCCGACAACGGCATCCTCGATCCCGAGGACACTTTGGACGACCGCGACGAGCTGGCGGAAGGTTATTCACCGCCGGAGCGCGCCCAGGCGACCGAAGGCTGGGGCACCACGGCGCGCGAAACCGCCGAGGGCGAGAGCTGGGCGGGCCGGCTCGCCCGCGAGGTTCCCGACCTGACCGACGACCTCGACGACGACGGGCTCGGCGACACCGAGGACACCGACGGCGAGCTGATCGACGAAGAGGTCGGCGACGTCCGCGCGGGCCGGCTGGTCGCCACGGACGAAGGCTTCGGCGAAGACACCGACGAAGAGCTGTACGCCTCGGACGCCGGCATCGACGGCGGCGCGGCCTCGGCGGAGGAAGCGGCCGTCCACGTGATCGACCCGTCCCGCCGCTGGTGA